A region from the Arvicola amphibius chromosome 12, mArvAmp1.2, whole genome shotgun sequence genome encodes:
- the Znf473 gene encoding LOW QUALITY PROTEIN: zinc finger protein 473 (The sequence of the model RefSeq protein was modified relative to this genomic sequence to represent the inferred CDS: inserted 13 bases in 10 codons; substituted 5 bases at 5 genomic stop codons) yields MESLGEEGTSVEENGSYWVALQAKTMVHFLNYRWCHSWAGGPGEDLTLACYVSAFRTSILVPLQSLFTSSLHKGCFLLKIYTAPCPVASGFYLLPGSGTATATLGVSQARGLMLSGTAALSSPVSPMAAATLHCHLCLSLPQHMLWEQKAFIHTLFLSEVTETKSSPLQQGFXEDGFSLIMEKFSKEELSFEGCIGESWLDSLLGDPESPNIXDITNYKSHKFKSSLRPGPLLPXKTMLXCLIFAKNTAPETPREAGSDCSCYLERSQKDSVQGEEKLYQYSKYGKRSSQSHHLIQHWIIHXKGEWQEQARGPSKAAFLLMRPETXTSYKSSMCWECGKRVSQDIHTGRNLCKTQSDNLKNPSRSQSSEPQKLLQSRGAXTGKLCKLQGWDQEKLPASNSDPQTLHKGPCGDSPSILHSQPIKXQKTPTNTKSYRCEKCGDPFSQAFSLAEHQKSHSXKLCECATCLEIFHGRKHFVQHQKTYFAKPVFECQNCKKTFNQRSSSTKQQTVPTGEKPYKCSXCGKAFNHSSTLKIHQRVHSGEKPYKLTECGKTFLQGDRKVDISECLDECNQCXEHFVCSSALNCHLSLHTRENGSEEALGRNSRHTEKCFKSNKCGKAYNHNRYLWWHQKVHSPHQSHECNQCGKTYDQSMQLTCHQGIHARVKPNERTEPEXCVRNASVTEHSLPRXAPINKCNSAQLLKHQLIHTGEKLFTCPECGRAFEQSNXQRQRIRMAEKHFRCSERGNAVCQSCCLSKHRKILSGKKPFKCGDCGKAFSQSPCLPLHRRVHPGEKPCSCGTCGKAFSQGANQRXHERTHSGEKPSIRGVCGKAFYPCKHQQLHSCKVTSSTAQSHLVTAESPTSGGFLIKSAIETNTSQMAPPNKS; encoded by the exons ATGGAGTCTTTGGgtgaagagggaacctcagttgaggaaaatgGGTCCTACTGGGTTGCCCTCCAGGCAAAAACAATGGTGCATTTCCTTAATTATCGGTGGTGTCACTCCTGGGCTGGCGGTCCTGG AGAGGACCTCACTCTGGCATGTTATGTCTCTGCCTTCAGAACAAGCATCCTGGTGCCTCTCCAGAGCCTTTTTACTTCAAGTCTCCACAAGGGATGCTTTCTACTCAAAATTTACACAGCCCCATGCCCTGTGGCCTCTGGCTTCTACCTTCTTCCTGGCTCAGGCACAGCTACAGCCACATTGGGAGTAAGTCAAGCCCGTGGCCTAATGCTGTCAGGCACAGCTGCTCTATCATCTCCAGT GTCTCCAATGGCAGCAGCCACACTTCACTGTCACCTGTGTCTTTCCCTGCCGCAACACATGCTGTG GGAACAGAAGGCATTTATAcatactctctttctttctgaagtGACCGAGACCAAGAGTTCTCCGTTGCAGCAGGGCT TCGAAGATGGCTTTTCCCTGATTATGGAGAAATTTTCCAAGGAGGAACTCAGCTTTGAGGGCTGTATAGGTGAGAGCTGGTTAGATAGTTTGCTAGGAGATCCAGAAAGTCCTAACAT TGACATTACAAATTACAAGAGTCataagttcaagagcagcctccGTCCTGGGCCTCTCCTTCCATAGAAGACGATGCTGTGATGTCTGATATTTGCCAAGAACACTGCTCCAGAGACACCGAGGGAAGCCGGGAGTGACTGCAGCTGTTACTTAGAGCGGAGCCAGAAGGACTCTGTCCAGGGAGAAGAGAAGCTGTATCAGTATAGCAAGTATGGGAAACGCTCCAGCCAGAGTCACCACCTCATCCAGCACTGGATTATCC GCAAGGGAGAATGGCAAGAGCAGGCAAGGGGGCCCAGCAAGGCTGCTTTCCTTCTCATGCGTCCAGAGACTTGAACAAGCTATAAATCCTCCATGTGCTGGGAATGCGGGAAAAGGGTCAGTCAGGATATCCACACTGGAAGAAACCTGTGTAAAACTCAAAGTGATAACCTCAAAAATCCATCCAGGAGTCAAAGTAGCGAGCCACAAAAGCTGCTACAGAGCAGAGGTGC CACAGGAAAACTGTGTAAGCTTCAAGGTTGGGACCAAGAAAAACTACCTGCTAGTAATAGTGACCCCCAAACACTGCATAAGGGGCCGTGTGGTGACAGTCCATCCATTCTTCATTCACAGCCTATTA ACCAGAAAACTCCCACAAACACTAAGTCCTACAGATGTGAGAAATGTGGGGACCCATTCAGCCAGGCCTTTTCTCTAGCTGAACACCAGAAATCCCATA AGAAACTCTGTGAATGTGCTACATGCCTTGAAATCTTCCACGGAAGGAAACATTTTGTCCAACATCAAAAAACTTATTTTGCAAAACCTGTCTTCGAGTGTCAAAATTGCAAAAAGACCTTTAATCAGAGGTCATCGTCCACCAAACAGCAGACTGTTCCTACAGGAGAGAAGCCATACAAGTGTAGCTAATGTGGTAAAGCTTTCAACCACTCCTCCACCCTGAAGATCCACCAGAGGGTTCACAGTGGAGAGAAGCCTTACAAACTCACCGAGTGTGGGAAAACCTTCT TGCAAGGAGACCGTAAAGTTGACATCAGCGAGTGCCTGGATGAATGCAATCAGT GAGAGCACTTTGTTTGCAGCTCAGCTCTGAATTGCCACCTGAGCCTTCACACCAGAGAAAATGGAAGTGAGGAGGCTTTAGGTCGGAACTCAAGGCATACTGAGAAATGCTTCAAGAGTAACAAATGTGGAAAAGCCTACAATCACAACAGATACCTTTGGTGGCATCAGAA ggtccacagcccccaccAATCCCATGAGTGTAACCAATGTGGGAAAACCTATGACCAGAGTATGCAGCTCACTTGCCATCAGGGCATCCATGCTCGTGTGAAGCCAAATGAACGCACTGAGCCTG ACTGCGTGCGTAACGCCTCTGTCACTGAGCATAGCCTCCCAAGGTGAGCACCCATTAACAAATGCAACAGTGCCCAGCTTTTGAAACATCAGTTAATTCACACTGGGGAGAAACTCTTTACATGCCCTGAGTGTGGTAGAGCCTTTGAACAGAGCAA TCAGCGCCAGAGAATTCGTATGGCAGAGAAGCACTTCAGGTGTAGTGAACGTGGGAACGCGGTTTGTCAGAGTTGCTGCCTTTCTAAGCATCGGAAGATTCTCTCTGGGAAGAAGCCCTTTAAATGTGGTgactgtgggaaagccttcagccAGAGCCCCTGCCTTCCTCTTCACCGCAGAGTTCACCCTGGGGAGAAACCATGCTCGTGTGGCACATGTGGGAAAGCCTTTTCCCAGGGAGCAAATCAGA AGCATGAGAGGACTCACAGTGGAGAAAAGCCTTCTATCCGTGGTGTGTGCGGTAAAGCCTTCTATCCATG CAAACACCAGCAACTTCACTCTTGTAAAGTAACAAGTAGTACTGCCCAGAGCCACTTGGTGACAGCAGAGTCGCCTACATCGGGAGGCTTTCTTATAAAGTCAGCCATTGAAACCAACACATCGCAAATGGCACCTCCCAATAAGTCCTAA